The Paraburkholderia dioscoreae DNA window CTCTGAGCCGATCGCTCCCATTACCACCGTGACCGCTTCAGGAGGCGGCCTGCCGCTTGACCCACGCGACGTAACGATCGACGAAAGTTTGCAGGAATTTGCGCGTGCCGTCGTTCAGGATCTCGCCCTTGTCGTTGATGACTGCGGGATCGTGCTTGATGAACACCTCGGGTTGACCGAGTGTTGCGACGTCCAGGTATGCCAGCACATTGCGCAAGTGCTGTTGCGCCAAGGCCGAGCCGGTCGCACCGACCGACGTGCCGATCACGGCGCCCGGTTTGTTGCCCCAGGAGTTCGTGCCCCACGGGCGCGAACCCCAGTCGAGTGCGTTTTTCAACACCCCGGGTATGGAGCGGTTGTATTCGGGCGTGACGAATAGCAGGCCGTCGGCGGCTTCGAGGCGCTG harbors:
- a CDS encoding NADPH-dependent FMN reductase, which translates into the protein MAYHIAVVVGSLRRESFNRQLAQAVISLAPPDFTFEFIDIGSLPLYSQDYDADYPEAGKQLKQRLEAADGLLFVTPEYNRSIPGVLKNALDWGSRPWGTNSWGNKPGAVIGTSVGATGSALAQQHLRNVLAYLDVATLGQPEVFIKHDPAVINDKGEILNDGTRKFLQTFVDRYVAWVKRQAAS